A single window of Hyla sarda isolate aHylSar1 chromosome 2, aHylSar1.hap1, whole genome shotgun sequence DNA harbors:
- the LOC130356003 gene encoding U3 small nucleolar ribonucleoprotein protein IMP3-like yields MVRKLKYHEQKLLKKVDFINWEVDNNNKELRVLRKYHLDRREDYTVYNKLSRAVRELANKIKDLDEKDAFRAQSTGRLLEKLYAMGLIPTKMSLQLCDTVTASAFCRRRLPTILVKLRMAQNLTTAITYIEQGHVRVGAEVVTDPAYLVTRNMEDFITWVDTSKIKRHVMEYNDERDDFDLGV; encoded by the coding sequence ATGGTGCGGAAGCTGAAGTACCACGAGCAGAAGCTCCTGAAGAAGGTAGACTTCATCAACTGGGAGGTGGATAACAACAACAAGGAGCTGCGGGTGCTGAGGAAGTATCACCTGGACCGGCGGGAGGACTACACCGTCTACAACAAGCTGAGCCGGGCCGTGCGGGAGCTGGCGAACAAGATCAAGGACCTGGACGAGAAGGACGCGTTCAGGGCGCAGAGCACGGGCCGGCTGCTGGAGAAGCTGTACGCCATGGGCCTGATCCCCACCAAGATGAGCCTGCAGCTGTGTGACACGGTGACCGCCTCGGCCTTCTGCAGGAGGCGCCTGCCCACCATCTTGGTGAAGCTGCGGATGGCCCAGAACCTCACCACCGCCATCACCTACATAGAGCAGGGCCATGTCCGGGTGGGGGCAGAGGTGGTCACCGATCCGGCATACCTGGTCACCCGCAACATGGAGGACTTCATCACCTGGGTAGACACGTCCAAGATCAAGAGGCATGTCATGGAGTACAATGACGAGAGGGACGACTTCGACCTGGGGGTCTAG